The DNA sequence AGCCGGACAAGCGACCTTGCCGCTGGCATGGACTCGGGCGGTCAGATCACGTTTTGCATTTCAAATCGTGACTGGCGTTGCGGCAGATGGGCAGCTAGACATGCAGGCAAAACAGCGATGACCGGTACGGGTTACTCGCAATTCTGACATCAAAGGAATCCCGGTTTCGTGATGATTGCTGATATACCGTTTCTCACCGTTCTGCTGGCAGGCGCCTTGTCGTTCCTGTCACCTTGTGTGCTGCCGCTGGTGCCGCCGTATCTTTGCTACATGGCAGGCGTTTCGGTGGAAGACTTTCGCGGCGGTACAGCCAAAGCGTCCGACACACGGCGTGCCGTGTTTTTCGCATCACTTTTTTTCACGCTCGGTTTTGCCACTGTTTTCGTGGCGCTTGGCGCAGGCGCCTCGAGCATTGGCGGCGTGCTTCGTCAGCATATGGATCTGCTGGCCAAGCTCGGCGGTGTGGTTATCATTTTGATGGGGCTGCATTTTCTAGGCCTGTTCCGGATCGGCCTGCTGTCCCGCGAAGCACGCTTTGCCGGCGGCGGCAAACCCGCCACCTTGTCGGGGGCCTATCTGATGGG is a window from the Hoeflea sp. IMCC20628 genome containing:
- a CDS encoding cytochrome c biogenesis protein CcdA, with translation MMIADIPFLTVLLAGALSFLSPCVLPLVPPYLCYMAGVSVEDFRGGTAKASDTRRAVFFASLFFTLGFATVFVALGAGASSIGGVLRQHMDLLAKLGGVVIILMGLHFLGLFRIGLLSREARFAGGGKPATLSGAYLMGLAFAFGWTPCIGPVLGAVLGVAAARETLSSGALLLAAYSLGLAVPFWIAALFSERFMRFTQRFSKHLGTVEKLTGALLVLTGILFLTGGMATMAYWLLETFPALGSIG